One region of Sphingomonas bisphenolicum genomic DNA includes:
- a CDS encoding 2Fe-2S iron-sulfur cluster-binding protein translates to MPELNVITRDGAQQTINASADSSVMEAIRDSGFDELLALCGGCCSCATCHVYVDPAFAASLPPVSDDENDLLDGSPHRNDYSRLSCQVMMTEALSGLTITIAPED, encoded by the coding sequence ATGCCCGAACTGAATGTCATTACCCGTGACGGCGCACAGCAGACGATCAATGCATCCGCCGATAGCTCGGTCATGGAAGCCATACGCGATTCCGGTTTCGATGAGTTGCTGGCGCTTTGTGGCGGCTGCTGTTCCTGCGCGACCTGCCATGTCTATGTCGACCCGGCCTTCGCTGCTTCCCTGCCCCCGGTATCGGACGACGAAAACGATCTGCTGGATGGATCGCCGCACCGCAACGACTATTCGCGCCTGTCCTGTCAGGTCATGATGACGGAAGCCCTTTCGGGCCTCACGATCACAATCGCTCCTGAAGACTGA
- a CDS encoding TetR/AcrR family transcriptional regulator, protein MLDRPQRTRGRPALNAVEAVDEDKLLGLAFATFAERGYEGTTLRDLSKRLGVSHNLLNVRFGRKEDLWIRAVDWRMAQASPFVEAAFDEPADPEVRLRHLIQRFCLWATNNGDIVSLTNVEGCRSTWRLDHIVEHFVLPFQRRLDGLLDAVRLQRPVHGLSTAALMALLVQGVGYYFCAVPMQERLGAGREVDDIHAAEHADRLAAFLLAALLPPVA, encoded by the coding sequence ATGCTCGATCGCCCCCAGCGCACACGCGGCCGCCCCGCGCTCAATGCCGTCGAGGCCGTGGACGAGGACAAGTTGCTGGGTCTGGCCTTCGCGACTTTCGCGGAACGCGGATATGAGGGCACGACGCTGCGTGATCTGTCGAAGCGGCTGGGTGTCAGCCACAATCTCCTGAATGTCCGGTTTGGCCGGAAGGAGGATTTGTGGATACGTGCGGTCGACTGGCGTATGGCGCAGGCCTCCCCCTTCGTCGAAGCCGCCTTTGACGAACCGGCCGATCCGGAAGTGCGGCTGCGCCACCTGATCCAGCGTTTCTGCCTCTGGGCGACGAACAATGGCGACATCGTGTCGCTGACCAATGTGGAAGGCTGTCGTTCGACCTGGCGGCTTGACCATATCGTCGAACATTTCGTGCTGCCGTTCCAGCGGCGGCTCGACGGCTTGCTCGACGCGGTACGGCTTCAGCGGCCGGTGCATGGCTTGTCGACGGCCGCATTGATGGCGCTGCTGGTGCAGGGGGTCGGCTATTATTTCTGCGCCGTGCCGATGCAGGAACGGCTGGGGGCCGGGCGGGAAGTGGATGATATCCATGCCGCCGAACATGCGGACAGGCTGGCCGCCTTCTTGCTCGCTGCCCTTCTTCCGCCGGTCGCCTGA
- a CDS encoding ester cyclase: MAWKEDIREQLDVSGSTVLTDKQKQMVKHWTDLQETLNAGDFDGMDRFFHPDFRYGNPNRPDLGTYEQWKTSPVALYKTFFPAAYKTIDAVGKGEDEIWIYATHYCKHVGGPYMGVQPTGNAFQVNWFSIVKFKDDKIVSIFSISDVLTMLKDIGVVEVPQPVDPYK; this comes from the coding sequence GTGGCCTGGAAAGAAGATATTCGTGAACAGCTGGACGTGTCGGGTTCGACCGTACTGACAGACAAGCAGAAGCAGATGGTCAAGCATTGGACCGACCTGCAGGAAACCCTGAATGCCGGTGATTTTGACGGCATGGATCGGTTTTTTCATCCCGATTTCCGGTACGGCAACCCCAACCGGCCGGATCTGGGCACCTATGAACAGTGGAAGACGTCGCCGGTCGCGCTCTACAAGACCTTCTTCCCCGCCGCCTACAAGACGATCGACGCGGTCGGCAAGGGCGAGGACGAAATCTGGATCTACGCCACCCACTACTGCAAGCATGTCGGCGGACCCTATATGGGCGTGCAGCCGACCGGCAACGCGTTTCAGGTCAACTGGTTCTCGATCGTCAAGTTCAAGGACGACAAGATCGTCAGCATCTTCAGCATTTCCGACGTACTGACCATGCTGAAGGACATCGGCGTGGTGGAAGTCCCCCAGCCGGTCGATCCCTACAAGTAA
- a CDS encoding sulfotransferase family protein, with amino-acid sequence MGSAVQEEAARRNIIDITDLHHPVLTDVQKQVMAGAEAAAGQIILKPEVILAAAQAQTGLSDFGAEDFRERLAVWCQAVDEDANASAVTRANLFQMMIRFAATRLRIEDMVKRHPEILEIQIDRPIIVAGLPRSGTTHLLGLLSADRRFRSLPWWEAIAPVPAPDETPTDQDSNPRWTKAEQGWRMMESILPYMAIMHEFSPDHISEDIELQAVDFSSYLIEWLAHVPRWRDYYLSHDQSGTYAYLKKGLQVLTFLNGPNRWVIKCPQHMEQLPALHKTFPDATFVLTHRDPVGSIRSQLTMYSYAARMLRKTVDIQEPLGYWPDRYEKLLRACVRDRDILPPDQTIDVYFHEWIRNPDPILKEIYRIADIPLTDEALADLHDYLAEHGEQTKGKIVYDLERDFHVTGEELRRPFAFYFDRFPVQVEVK; translated from the coding sequence ATGGGCAGTGCCGTGCAGGAAGAGGCCGCGCGCCGTAACATCATTGACATTACCGACCTGCATCACCCCGTGCTGACCGATGTCCAGAAGCAGGTGATGGCCGGGGCCGAAGCGGCGGCGGGTCAGATAATCCTGAAGCCAGAGGTCATCCTGGCCGCGGCGCAGGCGCAGACCGGGCTGTCGGATTTCGGCGCGGAGGATTTTCGCGAGCGGCTGGCCGTCTGGTGCCAGGCGGTGGACGAGGATGCCAACGCCTCTGCGGTCACGCGCGCCAATCTGTTCCAGATGATGATCCGCTTTGCCGCGACGCGCCTGCGGATCGAGGACATGGTGAAGCGCCATCCGGAGATATTGGAGATCCAGATCGACCGGCCGATCATCGTCGCGGGCCTTCCCCGATCGGGCACGACGCATCTGCTCGGCCTGCTGTCGGCCGACCGCCGGTTCCGGTCCCTGCCCTGGTGGGAAGCGATCGCGCCGGTTCCCGCCCCGGACGAAACTCCGACCGACCAGGACAGCAATCCGCGCTGGACCAAGGCAGAACAGGGCTGGCGCATGATGGAATCCATCCTGCCCTATATGGCGATCATGCACGAGTTTTCGCCCGATCATATCAGCGAGGATATCGAGCTTCAGGCGGTCGACTTCTCCTCCTATCTGATCGAATGGCTGGCGCATGTGCCGCGCTGGCGCGACTATTATCTGAGCCACGACCAGTCGGGCACCTATGCCTATCTGAAGAAGGGGCTTCAGGTCCTGACCTTCCTGAACGGACCGAACCGCTGGGTCATCAAATGCCCGCAGCATATGGAGCAGTTGCCCGCCCTCCATAAGACTTTTCCCGATGCCACCTTCGTCCTGACCCATCGCGATCCGGTCGGGTCGATCCGGTCGCAGCTCACCATGTACAGCTATGCGGCGCGCATGTTGCGCAAGACGGTCGATATCCAGGAACCGCTCGGCTACTGGCCCGACCGCTATGAGAAGCTGCTCCGCGCCTGCGTGCGGGATCGCGACATCCTGCCCCCCGACCAGACGATCGACGTCTATTTCCATGAGTGGATCAGAAATCCCGATCCGATCCTGAAGGAGATTTATCGCATTGCCGACATCCCGCTGACCGATGAGGCTCTGGCCGATCTGCACGACTATCTGGCCGAGCATGGCGAGCAGACCAAAGGCAAGATCGTCTACGATCTGGAACGCGATTTCCATGTGACCGGCGAGGAATTGCGCCGTCCCTTCGCTTTCTATTTCGATCGGTTCCCGGTGCAGGTCGAGGTGAAATAG
- a CDS encoding Rieske 2Fe-2S domain-containing protein: MSLDSDLWWAVARSEEVTSQKPLSVDIGDQPVVLWRDNQGIARALEDRCPHRRAPLSLGCIRDNGLIQCGYHGWSYDGETGRLKEIPNMKDQQKFPPIYKANAFAVTEQAGFVRVCLNPKAQAPLSADPKYTYVGTVNVSCSHQEYLNALYDDPGLILSIRGVRFSPYLMSELHEEDGLLVMERNCQWHPLHWPSHFVAEFPLTLLTRTHPLTGETQLTLRDDQFNDLLHAVLSPVPSARGVTAVRWRAELGVRHPGVRGAVLRGINPLSVRASVDGSKLRATKPTVSLHGEDLRKVMLETTPATHDQTVAA; this comes from the coding sequence ATGAGTCTCGATTCTGATCTTTGGTGGGCTGTCGCACGGTCCGAGGAAGTGACCTCTCAAAAGCCCCTGTCCGTCGATATCGGCGATCAGCCGGTCGTGCTGTGGCGCGACAATCAGGGCATCGCCCGCGCGCTTGAGGATCGCTGCCCGCATCGTCGCGCGCCGCTGTCGCTCGGCTGCATCCGCGATAATGGCCTGATCCAGTGCGGCTACCATGGCTGGAGCTATGACGGCGAGACGGGGCGCCTCAAGGAAATCCCGAACATGAAGGATCAGCAGAAATTCCCGCCGATCTACAAGGCCAATGCCTTTGCCGTGACCGAACAGGCCGGATTCGTGCGGGTCTGCCTCAATCCCAAGGCGCAGGCGCCGCTCAGCGCCGACCCGAAATATACCTATGTCGGCACGGTCAATGTCAGTTGCAGCCATCAGGAATATTTGAACGCGCTCTATGACGATCCCGGCCTGATCCTGTCGATCCGCGGCGTCCGCTTCAGCCCCTATCTGATGTCGGAACTGCACGAGGAAGACGGCCTGCTGGTGATGGAGCGCAACTGCCAGTGGCATCCACTGCACTGGCCGTCGCATTTCGTGGCCGAATTTCCGCTCACCCTGCTGACGCGCACCCATCCGCTGACCGGCGAAACGCAACTGACGCTGCGTGACGACCAGTTCAACGATCTGCTTCATGCCGTTCTCTCGCCCGTGCCTTCGGCGCGGGGCGTGACTGCCGTCCGCTGGCGGGCCGAACTGGGCGTGCGCCATCCGGGCGTGCGCGGCGCCGTGCTGCGCGGGATCAATCCGCTGTCGGTACGCGCGTCGGTCGACGGATCGAAATTGCGCGCCACCAAGCCCACCGTCTCGCTGCATGGCGAGGATTTGCGCAAGGTGATGCTGGAAACCACGCCCGCGACCCATGATCAGACCGTAGCGGCCTGA